The genomic stretch ACGCAGTGCCGCTGCCGTTTCCCCATGTCTCCAAAAGAACTGCATACCTTATAGAAGTCGTACCTGCCGGAGCAACTGTCTCCCACCACCAAGCGCCCCACTCGCTTCCGTATGCCTCAGACACCGATCCCTTAACCGGAGAGCCTATGGTAACGTCAGGCGCGCTTTCAAACGCTATTTCCAGGGTCGCCAGCGAATGGTTGCCTCCCAAAGGCGCCGGCATATTCAGGGGCTGACGGACATATAATCTGTTTCCGGCCGTAAAAGGTATCCTCTGGCCCCAGCCGCCCCACGCGCCGGCAGTACCCGCAAACTCTGCCTTTGCGGAATAGGATCCGCTCCACTTGATACCGGATTCCTTTGCCCCGATCACGCTTGGGTCATTGAACATACTCCACCAATCTGCGGGAACCTCTGCGCCGCCTGCGCCCCATGGGCCCCACATCTCAAAATCGGGATTGACCAGCAAATTGGCGGCGTGCGCCGGAGATGCCAGGGGAAAGATCAACCCAATAATTAATACGAGGAAGTATGTCTTTTTCATTTTCGTTAATCTCGGTAATTTGCCCACAAGGGCATTATTGAGGAAAAAAAAG from Candidatus Omnitrophota bacterium encodes the following:
- a CDS encoding PEP-CTERM sorting domain-containing protein, with the protein product MKKTYFLVLIIGLIFPLASPAHAANLLVNPDFEMWGPWGAGGAEVPADWWSMFNDPSVIGAKESGIKWSGSYSAKAEFAGTAGAWGGWGQRIPFTAGNRLYVRQPLNMPAPLGGNHSLATLEIAFESAPDVTIGSPVKGSVSEAYGSEWGAWWWETVAPAGTTSIRYAVLLETWGNGSGTAYFDDCYAGDTPWAPIPEPASMLLLGSGLLGLFGIAKRKNESNK